From the Apus apus isolate bApuApu2 chromosome 4, bApuApu2.pri.cur, whole genome shotgun sequence genome, one window contains:
- the LOC127383661 gene encoding claudin-22-like — MALVYRPMMQLSGMLFSLLGWVLSCLTTYLPQWKNLNLELNELEIWTMGLWQACVVQEEGGMQCKDFDSFLALPPELRISRILMFFSNGSGLLGLLLSGFGLDCLKIGERQQEQKKRLLLFGGILFWMSGITAVIPVSWVAHSTVQEFWDENIPDIVPRWDFGEALFLGWLAGFFLILGGSLLNCTICSTEVHPSSGHYTVAEQQDQCQHLETETRP, encoded by the coding sequence ATGGCCTTGGTCTATAGACCAATGATGCAATTAAGTGGCATGCTATTCTCTCTGTTGGGGTGGGTCCTATCCTGCCTCACTACCTACTTACCCCAGTGGAAGAATCTTAACTTGGAACTGAATGAACTGGAGATCTGGACCATGGGACTCTGGCAAGCTTGTGTTGTCCAGGAAGAAGGGGGAATGCAGTGCAAGGACTTTGATTCCTTCCTAGCTTTGCCTCCAGAGCTCAGGATTTCTaggattttaatgtttttttccaatggaTCAGGGCTTTTGGGCCTCTTGCTCTCAGGATTTGGGTTGGACTGTTTGAAAATTGGTGAAAGAcaacaggaacaaaagaaaCGGCTGTTGCTGTTTGGAGGAATACTCTTCTGGATGTCGGGGATTACAGCTGTTATCCCAGTTTCTTGGGTTGCCCATTCTACAGTCCAGGAATTTTGGGACGAGAATATACCAGATATTGTCCCCAGGTGGGATTTTGGGGAAGCGTTATTTCTTGGCTGGCTTGCTggttttttccttatattaGGAGGATCCCTACTTAATTGCACAATCTGTTCAACTGAAGTCCATCCATCTTCGGGCCATTATACAGTAGCAGAACAGCAAGATCAGTGTCAACACTTGGAAACTGAAACTAGGCCTTAA